The following are from one region of the Alicyclobacillus fastidiosus genome:
- a CDS encoding tyrosine-type recombinase/integrase yields MTIPLKLRDVRNNSHICLEEKKTGKQKRFVINADLRKQIDEYTQDMSDDSYLFPSQKTGKPITRVQAYRVLNSAAKQVGLDEIGTHTMRKTFVYHFYQATKDVALLQEIFNHSAPSVTFRYIGINQDVMDRALNDFSL; encoded by the coding sequence TTGACTATTCCTCTCAAACTAAGAGACGTTCGGAACAATTCACACATCTGCCTTGAGGAGAAGAAAACAGGCAAGCAGAAACGATTTGTCATCAACGCCGACTTACGGAAGCAGATTGACGAATACACGCAGGACATGAGTGATGATTCATACCTGTTCCCCTCACAAAAGACAGGCAAGCCAATAACAAGGGTGCAAGCGTACAGGGTGCTGAACAGTGCCGCTAAGCAGGTGGGACTAGACGAGATTGGTACGCACACAATGCGAAAAACGTTTGTGTACCACTTTTACCAAGCCACAAAGGATGTCGCGCTACTCCAGGAAATCTTTAATCACTCGGCCCCATCTGTGACATTCCGGTACATCGGAATAAACCAAGATGTGATGGACCGCGCTTTGAACGACTTTAGTTTGTAA
- a CDS encoding DEAD/DEAH box helicase family protein — translation MAVVKLFDFQQEAVNRLLESAIDYFKSGPDRLEGRNVPYVGQLKAVTGARKTPIMAKLIGQLGPCIVLWTTKFGSVVDQTVANLRSGGKYHQLFGTSQIEVIKFTEIPSYEQWRDILDRSQGITVLVSTVAAWNSTEKDDRLNVHRVSQDWGNVSRWEQLRTHRSRPLWVVYDEAHNSTSDQVELLDELEPSGFFVASASPVQGKLHKYLTTLSDETRRRRIVPVSTREVVEAELLKSTISLADYESSAEDMIGDVVARRGELEKKLVLQQSSTVPKAIYVVEASNSKGTESRPVYIWRTLIKLGVSPREIAICTNTKDLPKDAIRVNSVNQLSDEFTHIIFNKKLQEGWDDPSVYLCYFDGKTGSAVRIQQVIGRALRQPGAKHLQDEDLNTAFFFVHCPTDLL, via the coding sequence ATGGCGGTTGTGAAACTGTTTGATTTCCAGCAAGAAGCCGTAAATCGTCTGTTGGAAAGTGCCATTGACTACTTTAAGTCGGGACCGGACAGGCTTGAGGGACGTAATGTGCCTTATGTAGGTCAATTAAAGGCAGTGACTGGCGCTAGGAAGACCCCTATAATGGCTAAATTGATTGGCCAACTTGGACCCTGTATTGTCTTGTGGACTACTAAGTTTGGCAGTGTCGTTGACCAAACAGTGGCAAACCTAAGATCTGGTGGGAAATACCATCAACTTTTTGGGACGTCACAAATCGAGGTTATCAAGTTTACTGAAATACCGAGTTATGAACAATGGAGGGATATTCTAGACAGGAGTCAAGGAATAACTGTTTTAGTTTCAACGGTTGCTGCTTGGAATTCCACAGAAAAAGATGACCGTCTCAATGTCCATAGAGTTAGCCAAGACTGGGGAAACGTAAGCCGCTGGGAGCAGTTACGCACCCACCGTAGTCGTCCGTTATGGGTGGTATATGATGAAGCACATAACTCCACGTCTGATCAGGTTGAACTGCTGGATGAGCTAGAACCATCGGGTTTCTTTGTAGCAAGTGCTAGCCCAGTTCAAGGCAAACTTCATAAATATTTAACGACCCTTTCCGATGAGACTCGGAGGAGGCGCATTGTTCCTGTTAGTACTAGGGAAGTGGTTGAGGCAGAACTTCTGAAGTCGACAATTTCTCTTGCGGATTACGAAAGTTCCGCTGAAGACATGATTGGCGATGTAGTTGCCCGCCGAGGAGAACTAGAGAAGAAATTAGTCTTACAGCAGTCCTCTACAGTACCCAAGGCAATATACGTAGTAGAAGCTAGTAATTCTAAGGGCACTGAATCGCGACCTGTTTATATTTGGAGAACGCTGATTAAGTTGGGTGTTTCTCCTAGGGAAATAGCCATTTGTACAAACACAAAGGACTTACCTAAAGATGCGATAAGAGTAAACTCAGTGAACCAACTGTCAGATGAGTTCACACACATTATTTTTAATAAGAAGTTACAAGAAGGGTGGGATGACCCATCCGTGTACTTGTGTTATTTCGATGGTAAGACAGGGTCTGCAGTACGTATTCAGCAGGTTATTGGGCGTGCATTACGACAACCGGGTGCAAAGCATTTACAGGATGAAGACTTAAATACAGCATTCTTTTTTGTGCATTGTCCTACAGATCTTTTATAA
- a CDS encoding site-specific integrase produces the protein MRGSVKKDGRSWYIVFDMGTDPITGKRRQKKKRGFGTKKDAESALAKMMAEAESGMYAHSEKTTVDKFIAQWLEDKKPSVRKSTHRSYEWLMRRHVIPYIGSVRLSKLSPMHLQRLYSTLQTNEKPISNRSILHVHLVLQEALDRAVKWGMVPRNVAKAVDPPRPQKVHFQVWTQQETLQFIEIARDDRYYIAFLLAITTGMRKGEILGLRWQDIDLHQNIVSVRQTLSYTGKGSEFQPPKTDHANAPFRFQFR, from the coding sequence ATGAGAGGATCAGTTAAAAAAGACGGGCGCAGTTGGTACATCGTTTTTGACATGGGCACTGACCCAATCACAGGAAAACGCAGACAGAAGAAGAAGCGGGGATTTGGTACAAAAAAGGATGCTGAGTCTGCTCTCGCAAAGATGATGGCAGAGGCCGAGTCTGGAATGTATGCACATTCTGAGAAGACAACTGTGGATAAGTTCATAGCTCAATGGCTTGAAGACAAAAAGCCTTCAGTACGAAAGAGTACACATCGTTCCTACGAATGGTTGATGAGAAGACATGTTATTCCCTATATCGGCTCAGTACGGTTATCTAAACTAAGTCCAATGCACCTTCAGAGGCTGTATTCGACTTTGCAGACCAATGAGAAGCCAATCTCAAACCGCTCAATACTTCACGTTCACCTTGTCTTACAGGAGGCTTTAGATCGGGCTGTAAAGTGGGGAATGGTTCCGAGAAACGTGGCAAAAGCAGTTGATCCGCCGCGCCCACAGAAAGTTCATTTTCAAGTGTGGACACAGCAGGAAACATTACAGTTTATTGAGATAGCACGCGACGACAGATATTACATTGCATTCCTACTCGCCATTACTACAGGGATGAGGAAGGGTGAAATCCTAGGGCTTCGGTGGCAGGATATCGACTTACACCAGAACATTGTATCTGTACGCCAAACGTTATCTTATACGGGGAAAGGATCAGAGTTCCAACCTCCGAAAACGGATCATGCAAACGCGCCATTCCGCTTCCAGTTCAGGTAA
- a CDS encoding site-specific integrase — translation MCTPNVILYGERIRVPTSENGSCKRAIPLPVQVTEALKHHKRQQAQEKLLVGQENEDYDLVVASQFGKPVTARALDKSWYSLREKAGVPKIRFHDLRHTHASLMLLQGIHPKIVSERLGHANIGITLDTYSHVMPGMQEKAAAQFGDYLFPNEEQRAK, via the coding sequence ATCTGTACGCCAAACGTTATCTTATACGGGGAAAGGATCAGAGTTCCAACCTCCGAAAACGGATCATGCAAACGCGCCATTCCGCTTCCAGTTCAGGTAACTGAGGCACTGAAACACCACAAGAGGCAGCAGGCTCAGGAGAAGTTGTTAGTAGGTCAGGAGAATGAGGATTACGATCTGGTCGTTGCATCGCAATTTGGTAAGCCTGTTACAGCTAGAGCGTTGGACAAATCATGGTATAGCCTTAGGGAAAAGGCTGGGGTTCCTAAGATTCGCTTCCATGACCTAAGACACACCCATGCTTCCCTTATGTTACTGCAAGGCATACATCCCAAGATTGTAAGTGAACGACTCGGCCATGCGAATATAGGTATTACTCTGGATACGTACAGTCATGTAATGCCGGGAATGCAGGAGAAAGCCGCCGCACAGTTCGGTGACTATTTATTTCCTAACGAAGAGCAAAGAGCTAAATAA
- a CDS encoding ROK family protein — MAKGPGLLREMNEKRTLSFLRQNKTSSRQELADVLDVSKNTISLMIDRFIRDGLVREVGLDQSGVGRPRMQLSLISDAHQSAGILIRDERFEIVVTDYCGEMLESRQLPMNARDQALCLTRLSGLCNELIDKYPGLLGIGIAVPGLVDPVNGVVHYSSHLGWRNVAVTEFLSPRVSVPVHVLNRVKAAALSPLNIVPEHAESTFYIRIDEGVGGAFLIGNDIVHGASRTAGEIGHIVVRPDGPLCTCGRHGCLESVVSTSAILQRLGKTGLNSVSDEQFSILLESALIENGPLGLEEQTMENAGRDLGTAIATIINLFNPQYVVVDSPYNAIRAFKEAATLTAGDGALPYPFQHTEIIFVRTTLSSAWGMALAMIHQFETPNY; from the coding sequence GTGGCGAAGGGGCCTGGGTTGTTGCGCGAAATGAACGAGAAGCGGACTCTTTCGTTTCTGCGTCAAAACAAGACGAGTTCGCGCCAAGAGCTCGCGGATGTCCTGGATGTCAGTAAGAATACCATTTCTTTGATGATCGATCGGTTTATTCGGGACGGATTGGTGCGGGAAGTGGGCTTGGACCAATCTGGTGTCGGACGACCGCGTATGCAGTTGTCGTTGATTTCGGACGCCCATCAATCTGCTGGTATCCTGATTCGAGATGAACGGTTTGAGATTGTTGTCACAGATTATTGCGGAGAAATGCTGGAGTCTAGACAATTGCCGATGAACGCGCGGGATCAGGCGTTGTGTCTGACACGCTTATCAGGACTGTGCAATGAACTGATTGACAAGTACCCAGGATTGCTTGGGATTGGCATTGCCGTCCCAGGATTGGTTGATCCAGTGAATGGGGTTGTTCATTACTCCTCTCACTTGGGGTGGAGGAATGTTGCAGTTACTGAATTTTTAAGCCCACGTGTTTCCGTGCCGGTGCACGTTTTGAACCGCGTCAAAGCAGCTGCGTTGTCTCCGTTGAACATTGTCCCGGAGCATGCTGAGAGTACGTTCTATATTCGGATTGACGAGGGTGTGGGTGGTGCATTTCTCATAGGCAATGACATTGTTCACGGTGCCAGTCGTACGGCAGGGGAAATTGGACACATTGTCGTTCGTCCAGATGGCCCGCTCTGCACGTGTGGACGACATGGCTGTTTAGAATCCGTCGTGAGTACCTCAGCTATTTTGCAACGACTTGGCAAGACGGGTTTGAACAGCGTCTCAGATGAGCAGTTTTCAATTCTTCTCGAGTCGGCTCTAATTGAGAATGGCCCGCTTGGACTTGAGGAACAAACGATGGAAAATGCCGGGCGTGATCTGGGAACAGCGATTGCAACAATCATCAATCTCTTCAATCCACAATACGTTGTCGTGGACAGCCCCTACAACGCTATTCGAGCATTTAAAGAGGCTGCTACGTTGACAGCGGGAGATGGCGCACTTCCTTACCCGTTTCAACACACGGAAATCATCTTCGTTCGGACAACTCTCTCTTCGGCATGGGGCATGGCACTGGCCATGATCCATCAGTTCGAGACCCCGAATTATTAA